A window of the Synechococcus sp. LTW-R genome harbors these coding sequences:
- a CDS encoding photosystem II reaction center protein T → MESFAYILILALAISTLFFAIAFRDPPKIGK, encoded by the coding sequence ATGGAAAGCTTTGCTTACATCCTGATCCTGGCGTTAGCCATCTCCACCCTGTTCTTCGCGATCGCCTTCCGCGATCCCCCGAAGATCGGCAAGTGA
- a CDS encoding universal stress protein: protein MFSNLLIADSGKGHVEEMVRMLRDIPTVRQARINLLHVVSEQAGQDYAEHSQKAAGIVAEAVQRLGLNPSEVNTIIRQGDTKQTVLKVADELDADLIVMGSRGLGRLQSILSNSASQYVFQLSTRPMLLVRDDLYVRHINRVMVAIDGTGVGDDALKLACELVRDVPGSTLTGVHISRQDITPTRGGQTPADELLEKAVQRARGFGVEMKAIHGTGDVGRGFCQAAEEHNADLVVIASQDRRPLVARGLVDIDRLLGSSVSDYIRVHAPAPVLLVREPEGRG from the coding sequence GTGTTCTCCAATCTTCTGATCGCCGATTCAGGCAAAGGCCACGTCGAGGAAATGGTGCGCATGCTGCGCGACATCCCAACCGTGCGGCAGGCCCGCATCAACCTCCTGCATGTGGTCTCCGAGCAGGCCGGTCAGGACTACGCCGAGCATTCCCAGAAGGCTGCAGGCATCGTCGCTGAGGCCGTTCAGCGACTGGGACTGAATCCTTCTGAGGTCAACACGATCATTCGCCAAGGCGACACCAAGCAAACGGTGTTGAAGGTGGCCGATGAATTGGACGCTGATCTGATCGTGATGGGCTCTCGGGGCCTGGGCCGGCTGCAGTCGATCCTGAGCAACAGCGCGAGTCAGTACGTCTTCCAGCTCTCGACCCGGCCGATGTTGCTGGTGCGCGATGACCTTTATGTCCGTCATATCAATCGCGTGATGGTGGCGATTGACGGCACCGGGGTCGGTGATGACGCGTTAAAGCTGGCCTGTGAGCTCGTGCGTGATGTGCCCGGCAGCACGTTGACCGGCGTTCACATCAGCCGCCAGGACATCACCCCCACCCGTGGTGGTCAAACCCCTGCCGATGAATTGCTGGAGAAGGCCGTGCAACGGGCCCGTGGTTTTGGCGTTGAGATGAAAGCGATCCACGGCACGGGTGACGTTGGCCGCGGTTTCTGTCAGGCCGCTGAAGAGCACAACGCTGATCTTGTCGTGATCGCCTCCCAGGACCGACGCCCGCTGGTGGCCCGCGGTCTTGTCGATATCGATCGCCTGTTGGGCTCCTCGGTGAGCGACTACATCCGGGTGCATGCTCCGGCTCCGGTTCTTCTGGTGCGCGAGCCCGAAGGTCGCGGCTGA
- the nrdR gene encoding transcriptional regulator NrdR: protein MQCPSCQHTDSRVLESRSADTGRSVRRRRECLNCEFRFTTYERVETVPITVLKRNGNREAFNRGKLLHGLLRACDKTGLEPSRLELVVDELELELQSRSGREVSSKDIGELALQHLAGMSDVAYIRFASVYRQFQSVADFVATLDGLNRKPKGKSLAAAAAPS, encoded by the coding sequence ATGCAGTGCCCCTCCTGTCAGCACACCGATAGCCGCGTTCTTGAATCGCGTTCCGCGGACACCGGTCGCAGTGTGCGTCGTCGTCGGGAGTGTCTGAATTGCGAGTTTCGCTTCACCACCTATGAACGGGTGGAGACGGTGCCGATCACGGTTCTCAAGCGCAACGGCAATCGGGAAGCGTTCAATCGCGGCAAGCTCCTCCACGGTCTGCTGCGGGCCTGCGACAAGACGGGCCTGGAGCCCAGCCGCTTGGAACTGGTGGTCGACGAGCTGGAGCTGGAGCTCCAGAGCCGCAGCGGTCGAGAAGTCTCCAGTAAGGACATCGGTGAATTGGCCCTGCAGCACCTCGCAGGGATGAGTGACGTCGCCTACATCCGCTTCGCGTCGGTCTATCGCCAGTTCCAGAGCGTTGCTGATTTTGTGGCGACCCTGGATGGCCTGAATCGCAAGCCCAAGGGCAAATCCCTCGCGGCTGCCGCAGCCCCTAGCTGA
- a CDS encoding DUF2656 family protein has translation MHQNSRTTRSPHWLVRIDSELDAIALAVELPRAWRAMRRMLGHGADHELLALGGRKDNPCMPGSPLQEGYWGVDVVETYDAGAFLKTISWDGLKQGRPVDGVFEVWG, from the coding sequence GTGCATCAAAACAGCAGAACCACTAGATCACCCCATTGGCTCGTGCGTATTGATTCGGAGCTTGATGCCATTGCTCTAGCCGTGGAATTGCCCCGCGCATGGCGTGCCATGCGAAGGATGTTGGGACATGGTGCGGACCATGAGCTTCTGGCATTGGGAGGTCGCAAAGACAACCCATGCATGCCGGGATCACCTCTCCAAGAGGGCTACTGGGGCGTCGACGTGGTCGAAACTTATGACGCAGGCGCTTTCCTCAAGACCATTAGTTGGGACGGCCTCAAGCAAGGACGACCCGTTGATGGGGTTTTTGAAGTTTGGGGTTAG
- the psbB gene encoding photosystem II chlorophyll-binding protein CP47: protein MGLPWYRVHTVVINDPGRLLAVHLMHTALVAGWAGSMALYELAIFDPSDPVLNPMWRQGMFVMPFMARLGVTDSWGGWSITGATGVDPGFWSFEGVAAAHIVFSGLLMLAAIWHWTYWDLEIWQDPRTGEPALDLPKIFGIHLLLAGLGCFSFGAFHLTGVFGPGMWVSDPYGVTGHLEAVQPSWGPEGFNPFNPGGIVAHHIAAGIVGIIAGVFHITTRPPERLYKALRMGNIETVLSSAIAAVFFAAFIVAGTMWYGAAATPIELFGPTRYQWDQGYFKTEINRRVQTALDNGATKEQAYAQIPEKLAFYDYVGNSPAKGGLFRVGPMVNGDGLPTGWLGHIAFTDNQGRDLEVRRLPNFFENFPVVLEDSQGIVRADIPFRRAEAKYSFEQTGVTATVYGGALNGQTFTDPADVKRLARKAQLGEAFEFDRETYHSDGTFRSSPRGWFTFGHACFALLFFFGHIWHGARTLYRDVFAGIDPDLGEQVEFGLFQKLGDRSTRRLPEGYVPPAGTTLS, encoded by the coding sequence ATGGGATTGCCCTGGTATCGGGTGCACACGGTCGTGATTAACGACCCGGGCCGTTTGCTCGCCGTGCACCTCATGCACACTGCCTTGGTTGCCGGCTGGGCCGGTTCCATGGCGCTCTATGAGCTGGCTATCTTCGATCCCTCCGACCCGGTGCTCAACCCCATGTGGCGCCAGGGCATGTTTGTCATGCCGTTCATGGCTCGCCTGGGTGTGACGGATAGCTGGGGCGGCTGGAGTATCACCGGTGCCACCGGTGTCGACCCCGGCTTCTGGAGTTTTGAAGGTGTGGCAGCTGCTCACATCGTTTTCAGTGGCCTGCTGATGCTGGCCGCCATTTGGCACTGGACCTACTGGGATCTGGAGATCTGGCAGGACCCTCGCACTGGCGAGCCTGCCCTTGACCTCCCCAAAATCTTCGGCATCCACCTGCTGCTCGCTGGCCTCGGCTGCTTCAGCTTTGGTGCCTTCCACCTCACCGGCGTCTTTGGCCCCGGCATGTGGGTCTCTGATCCCTACGGCGTGACCGGACACCTTGAGGCTGTACAGCCCTCTTGGGGTCCTGAAGGGTTCAACCCCTTCAACCCTGGTGGCATCGTTGCCCACCACATCGCAGCAGGCATTGTCGGCATCATTGCCGGCGTTTTCCACATCACCACTCGTCCGCCCGAGCGCCTCTACAAGGCTCTCCGCATGGGCAACATCGAGACGGTGCTCTCGAGTGCCATCGCCGCTGTGTTCTTCGCCGCCTTCATCGTGGCTGGAACCATGTGGTACGGCGCCGCTGCAACCCCCATCGAGCTCTTCGGTCCGACCCGCTACCAGTGGGATCAGGGCTACTTCAAGACCGAGATCAACCGCCGCGTTCAGACCGCTCTGGACAACGGTGCCACTAAGGAACAGGCCTACGCCCAGATTCCTGAAAAGCTGGCCTTCTACGACTACGTCGGTAACAGCCCTGCCAAGGGCGGTCTCTTCCGCGTCGGTCCGATGGTCAACGGTGATGGCCTGCCCACCGGCTGGCTGGGTCACATTGCCTTCACCGACAACCAGGGTCGCGATCTCGAGGTGCGTCGTCTGCCCAACTTCTTCGAGAACTTCCCTGTGGTTCTGGAAGACAGCCAAGGCATCGTCCGCGCTGACATTCCTTTCCGCCGCGCTGAAGCGAAGTACTCCTTCGAGCAGACCGGCGTGACCGCCACCGTCTACGGGGGTGCCCTGAACGGTCAGACCTTCACCGACCCCGCGGACGTGAAGCGCTTGGCTCGCAAGGCCCAGCTGGGTGAAGCGTTCGAATTCGATCGCGAGACCTATCACTCCGACGGCACCTTCCGCAGCTCCCCCCGCGGCTGGTTCACCTTCGGCCACGCCTGCTTCGCGCTGCTCTTCTTCTTCGGTCACATCTGGCACGGTGCTCGCACCCTGTACCGCGATGTGTTCGCCGGTATCGATCCCGATCTCGGTGAGCAGGTTGAGTTCGGTCTGTTCCAGAAACTGGGCGACCGTTCCACCCGTCGTCTGCCGGAGGGCTACGTGCCCCCCGCAGGCACCACCCTCAGCTGA
- the psbM gene encoding photosystem II reaction center protein PsbM codes for METNDLGFVASLMFVLVPTVFLIVLYIQTSSRQS; via the coding sequence ATGGAAACCAACGATCTCGGCTTCGTCGCCAGCCTGATGTTCGTGCTGGTGCCGACGGTGTTTCTGATTGTTCTGTACATCCAGACCAGCAGCCGCCAGAGCTGA
- a CDS encoding acyl-CoA thioesterase, with protein MTEQQHQRPWQIERAVLPQHTDHAGVMWHGSYLAWLEEARVEALRRAGLAYSDLSERGLELPVISLKIDYRQALLHGETVRVESWVLPQKGVKLPWRSAFLKANGSVAAEAHVELVLVDLSQGPGQRRLLRKAPEDLLQALEHLKKGPRQDSKAAQ; from the coding sequence GTGACGGAGCAGCAACATCAGCGCCCTTGGCAGATCGAGCGAGCGGTGCTGCCCCAACACACCGACCATGCCGGAGTGATGTGGCATGGCAGTTATCTGGCCTGGCTGGAGGAAGCCCGCGTGGAAGCCCTCCGCCGGGCGGGCCTGGCCTACAGCGACCTCTCCGAACGCGGCCTGGAACTGCCCGTCATTTCCCTAAAGATCGACTACCGGCAAGCCCTGCTGCACGGAGAGACCGTCCGGGTCGAGAGCTGGGTGCTGCCCCAAAAGGGGGTCAAGCTCCCTTGGCGCAGCGCCTTCCTCAAGGCCAATGGAAGCGTGGCCGCCGAAGCGCACGTGGAGCTGGTGCTCGTGGACCTAAGCCAAGGCCCCGGGCAAAGGCGACTGCTACGCAAAGCACCTGAGGACCTGCTGCAAGCGCTTGAGCACCTAAAGAAAGGTCCAAGGCAAGACTCAAAGGCCGCGCAGTAG
- a CDS encoding TVP38/TMEM64 family protein produces MVSPFFRRVLLVLLGLLGFIGLTLLAQAHVMPQIRQSLGAMGVWAPIGIMLLRGVSIVLPALPSTAYSLAAGALLGFKTGFLTIVFTDILACSLAFCLARQFGRGPVRRLVGGKAMSVVERFSGSKVESNFFLMTGLLMTGFFDFVSYGLGIAGTPLKRFLPALFLSVFMSDLPIVALGAGIFDSGKSTLVAAVVGVFVLALIQSTVRRRFSLLNRK; encoded by the coding sequence TTGGTTTCCCCGTTCTTTCGCAGAGTGCTTCTGGTCTTATTGGGGCTCCTCGGGTTTATTGGCTTGACTCTTTTGGCCCAGGCCCATGTCATGCCTCAAATTCGGCAGTCACTTGGTGCTATGGGCGTTTGGGCTCCTATCGGGATCATGCTGTTGCGCGGAGTCAGCATTGTTCTGCCAGCTTTGCCGAGCACCGCTTATTCTCTTGCCGCCGGTGCTCTACTGGGTTTTAAGACCGGCTTTTTGACGATTGTATTCACTGACATACTTGCCTGCTCCCTAGCATTCTGTTTGGCTCGTCAGTTTGGAAGGGGCCCCGTGCGTCGGCTAGTTGGTGGCAAAGCTATGTCTGTTGTGGAGCGTTTCAGTGGCTCCAAGGTTGAGTCCAATTTCTTTTTGATGACCGGTCTTTTGATGACCGGTTTTTTTGATTTCGTGAGTTATGGCTTGGGTATCGCAGGTACGCCGCTAAAGCGTTTCCTGCCGGCTTTATTTTTGAGTGTCTTCATGAGTGACCTGCCGATTGTGGCTCTTGGCGCTGGCATTTTCGACAGTGGAAAGTCGACCTTGGTCGCCGCGGTTGTAGGTGTGTTTGTCTTAGCGTTGATCCAGTCCACGGTTCGACGCCGTTTTTCGTTGCTGAACCGAAAATAG
- a CDS encoding 2Fe-2S iron-sulfur cluster-binding protein: protein MPVIRFVREGRDVECYPGENLREVALREGLELYGLKGQLGNCGGCGQCITCFVDVVGESSPGSLSGRTAVEEQKLRRRPQTWRLACQTLVQQSVLVLTRPQVRFGDAEQRIATAKANPLPAGPTAWPEPEPQEEDAAETAAEAETTTRDEEA from the coding sequence ATGCCCGTCATTCGCTTCGTTCGTGAGGGCCGGGATGTGGAGTGCTACCCCGGCGAGAACCTCCGCGAGGTCGCCCTGCGTGAAGGCCTTGAGCTCTATGGCCTCAAAGGGCAGCTCGGAAACTGCGGCGGCTGCGGCCAGTGCATCACCTGTTTCGTCGATGTGGTGGGCGAAAGCAGTCCCGGAAGCCTGAGCGGCAGGACCGCCGTTGAAGAGCAGAAGCTGCGCCGCCGGCCCCAGACCTGGCGCCTGGCCTGCCAGACCCTCGTCCAACAATCGGTCCTGGTGTTGACCCGACCCCAGGTGCGCTTTGGGGACGCCGAGCAACGCATTGCCACCGCCAAAGCCAACCCGCTGCCAGCCGGGCCCACAGCCTGGCCGGAACCTGAGCCCCAGGAGGAGGACGCCGCAGAAACCGCTGCCGAGGCCGAAACCACAACGAGGGATGAAGAGGCCTGA